Proteins from one Camelina sativa cultivar DH55 chromosome 8, Cs, whole genome shotgun sequence genomic window:
- the LOC104708216 gene encoding DDT domain-containing protein DDB_G0282237-like: MPLLKKKSHRLLEPPNNLEPQELVYQVRLTKEIFRDYQLYLKRINLYRKRVWTCKSTGKTTLTYEEALDSEKLASKKVQTLARELVAPALRIIQFSTLSLKDLADKIATELQNCFYAGAELYGKRDGELHPCKILKILTDGDSKPQYEVGFLYKDKEINENTVLFGEDLSWKKFPFSRNFLKSFIRDSTCHSIPWVVNDFLAKAHDITRKIPKELQNKYVFQNGELVQQRKQEGKTGREKGKRKRAENGKQIAEETDRDVNESEEEAINYPIEDSLLPPDLDDTDITQRPSLSRDFSVPMDCVGDLLMVWDFCTSFGRQLHLWRFSLEDFENAVCHKESNVVLIMEVHACLFRFLISERGDNFKALQKRSRKSKITLITWGEYLCDFLESVDASDLCIDLGTIRRGHYGLLDPIVKLKILREIVNHITVTSMFKGEIDELVEQRHALGAARREEALTEARQKREEKERSKTGEESNGVLDNSRLEIKKNSSQVTESSEDSEKKESTAGGSKMENGFVSSENFEKSEKRLMGNVYLRKHKRQMTGIKIEPKEEEKGEEDEDEDGAEEEEEEKGFSVKKQEAKSASEDEKGTSERRGPEQRRKYYEREMEKIVIRTNTLGKDRDYNRYWWFRSNGRIFVEDSDSKEWGYYTSKEELDALMGSLNRKGERELSLHIQLEKFYDRICSTLQKRTKDIAHNIEMEEAVVRRSTRVRAPLHENPASAFLRYVNKWKED; this comes from the exons ATGCCTCTACTAAAAAAGAAGTCACATAGACTACTGGAGCCACCAAATAACTTGGAGCCTCAAGAACTTGTTTATCAAGTTCGTCTCACAAAGGAGATTTTTAGAGATTATCA ATTGTACTTGAAGAGGATTAATCTGTACCGCAAGCGAGTTTGGACATGCAAATCTACTGGTAAGACTACCTTGACCTACGAGGAGGCCTTAGACTCAGAAAAACTGGCAAGCAAGAAAGTTCAAACTCTGGCGAGAGAGCTAGTCGCACCTGCTTTACGCATCATCCAAttca GTACGCTGTCATTGAAAGATCTTGCTGACAAAATAGCGACAGAGTTGCAAAATTGCTTTTACGCTGGTGCAGAGTTGTATGGAAAAAGGGATGGGGAACTGCATCCGTGCAAAATCTTGAAGATATTAACAGATGGGGATAGTAAACCTCAGTATGAGGTAGGCTTCCTTTACAAAGATAAGGAAATAAATGAGAACACAGTGCTGTTTGGGGAGGATCTGTCATGGAAGAAGTTTCCATTTAGTAGAAACTTTCTGAAGTCTTTCATTAGGGATTCCACATGCCACAGTATACCTTGGGTAGTAAATGATTTTCTGGCTAAAGCACATGATATCACGAGAAAAATTCCCAAGGAACTTCAGAACAAATATGTCTTTCAGAATGGAGAACTGGTTCAACAAAGAAAGCAG GAAGGTAAAACCGGaagggaaaaaggaaaaagaaagagagcagAAAATGGTAAACAGATTGCAGAGGAGACAGATAGAG atgTTAATGAGTCTGAGGAAGAGGCTATCAATTATCCAATTGAAGATTCACTGTTGCCACCTGATCTTGATGACACTGATATCACTCAGCGGCCTTCTCTTTCGCGGGATTTTAGTGTTCCAATGGATTGTGTTGGGGATCTACTTATGGTCTGGGACTTTTGTACCTCATTTGGTAGACAGTTGCATCTATGGCGATTTTCTCTTGAAGACTTCGAAAATGCTGTCTGCCACAAGGAAAGTAATGTGGTTCTTATCATGGAGGTGCATGCCTGTCTTTTCCGGTTCCTCATCAGTGAACGTGGGGATAATTTCAAAGCTTTGCAGAAAAGGAGTCGCAAGTCAAAG ATAACATTGATCACATGGGGAGAGTATCTTTGTGATTTCTTGGAATCAGTCGACGCTTCTGATTTGTGCATTGACCTTGGAACGATTAGGCGGGGACATTATGGTCTTTTGGACCCaattgtaaaattgaaaatcttAAGAGAAATAGTGAACCATATAACTGTAACAAGTATGTTCAAGGGGGAAATAGATGAGCTTGTTGAACAACGGCATGCCCTTGGAGCTGCTAGAAGAGAAGAAGCGTTGACAGAGGCCCGACAgaaaagagaggagaaagaacGGTCCAAAACTGGCGAGGAATCTAATGGAGTTTTAGACAATAGTAGGTTGGAGATAAAGAAAAATAGCTCACAAGTAACAGAAAGTAGTGAAGACAGCGAAAAGAAAGAGAGCACTGCAGGGGGAAGCAAGATGGAGAATGGGTTTGTTTCttcagaaaattttgaaaaatcagaGAAAAG GCTTATGGGGAATGTCTATCTGAGAAAGCACAAAAGGCAGATGACGGgtattaaaatcgaaccaaaggaggaggagaagggggaggaagatgaagatgaagatggagcagaggaggaagaggaggagaaaggaTTTTCAGTGAAGAAGCAGGAGGCAAAATCAGCAAGTGAAGATGAGAAAGGAACTTCGGAAAGGAGGGGGCCCGAACAGAGG AGGAAATACTATGAACGAGAGATGGAGAAAATAGTCATACGTACAAACACCTTAGGTAAAGATCGGGATTACAACAGGTACTGGTGGTTCCGAAGCAATGGTAGGATATTTGTTGAGGATTCTGATTCCAAAGAATGGGGCTATTATACCTCCAAGGAAGAG CTCGATGCATTGATGGGATCACTAAACCGTAAAGGAGAGAGGGAACTGTCATTACATATACAGCTAGAGAAATTCTATGACAGAATATG CTCTACACTACAAAAGAGGACGAAGGACATTGCTCACAACATAGAAATGGAAGAAGCAGTGGTTAGGAGATCTACCCGTGTCAGAGCTCCACTTCATGAAAATCCAGCTAGTGCCTTCTTGAGATATGTTAACAAGTGGAAAGAGGACTAA